The proteins below are encoded in one region of Oxyura jamaicensis isolate SHBP4307 breed ruddy duck chromosome 11 unlocalized genomic scaffold, BPBGC_Ojam_1.0 oxy11_random_OJ106701, whole genome shotgun sequence:
- the LOC118157809 gene encoding sal-like protein 1 isoform X3 gives MSRRKQAKPQHFQSDPDLALLSQRNGDTEKGQANRTTKNKDAHVCGRCCAEFFELSDLLQHKKNCTKNQLVLIVNENPASPSETFPPSSPSDNPDEQMNDTVNNTDQVDCSDLSEHNKLDKEESMDVEASSINNSSSSSKSVNNSITSSNSSTMGTSAVTTSLPHIGDLTTLGNFSVINSNVIIENLQSTKVAVAQFSQEARCNGASNNKLAVPALMEQLLALQQQQIHQLQLIEQIRHQILLLASQNTDMPTSSSPSQGTLRTSANPLSTLSSHLSQQLAAAAGLAQSLASQSASISGVKQLPPIQLPQSNLGNTIIPSSSGSSPNINILAAAVTTPSSEKVASSIGGSQLSNPPVSASSSPAFAISSLLSPASNPLLPQPTPNNSVFSSPLSNIGTPAEDLNSLTALAQQRKSKPPNVTAFEAKSNSDEAFFKHKCRFCAKVFGSDSALQIHLRSHTGERPFKCNICGNRFSTKGNLKVHFQRHKEKYPHIQMNPYPVPEHLDNIPTSTGIPYGMSIPPEKPVTSWLDSKPVLSTLTTSVGLPLPPTIPSLTPFIKTEEPQPIPISHPSASPPCSVKSDSGTADPTSKISNGLSDEVEAGALPTSNGKTEENPQNASSVTNVSSSVSSPAADSGSSSVATFTNPLMPLMSEQFKAKFPFGGLLDSTPASETSKLQQLVENIDKKATDPNECIICHRVLSCQSALKMHYRTHTGERPFKCKICGRAFTTKGNLKTHYSVHRAMPPLRVQHSCPICQKKFTNAVVLQQHIRMHMGGQIPNTPVTENYPESMESDTGSFDDKNFDDIDNFSDENMEDCPDSSVPDTPKSADASQDSLSSSPLPLEMSSIAALENQMKMINAGLAEQLQASLKSVENGSVEGDVLTNDSSSVGGDMESQSAGSPAVSESTSSMQALSPSNSTNDYHKSPSIEDKPVRALPSEFANGLSPTPANSGALDLTSSNTDKMIKEESLSMLFPFRDRGKFKNTACDICGKTFACQSALDIHYRSHTKERPFICTVCNRGFSTKGNLKQHMLTHQMRDLPSQLFEPSSSIGPNQNSSVMPANSLSSLIKTEVNGFMHGSPQDSKETPSGLAAAGPLSSSATSPVLLPALPRRTPKQHYCNTCGKTFSSSSALQIHERTHTGSHGHSHVEQYSCKTRQTTFCRWPHDISRRQSYKVPRNVSERFGCTVREWRPLQLLEPVRSRALQWLGHEDQRDLRHPEWRHPTATGGPGQRGQLAHQRLDGKPGKAPEFRTQRTSSWSGENGKQ, from the exons TAACAAACTTGACAAGGAAGAATCCATGGATGTGGAGGCTTCCAGCATTAACAATAGCAGTAGCAGTTCCAAGAGTGTCAACAATAGTATTACAAGCAGTAACAGCTCCACAATGGGTACCTCAGCTGTAACAACCTCTCTACCTCACATAGGGGATCTGACAACATTAGGCAACTTTTCAGTGATAAATAGTAATGTAATAATTGAAAACCTTCAGAGTACTAAAGTGGCAGTAGCACAGTTCTCACAGGAAGCGAGATGTAACGGTGCGTCGAACAACAAGCTTGCTGTACCTGCCCTGATGGAGCAACTGTTGgctttacagcagcagcagatccaCCAGTTGCAACTGATTGAACAAATTCGTCACCAAATATTATTGTTGGCttcccaaaatacagacatGCCAACATCTTCTAGCCCGTCTCAAGGTACTTTACGAACATCTGCCAACCCCTTGTCCACATTAAGTTCCCATTTatcccagcagctggctgcagcagctggattAGCACAAAGCCTTGCTAGTCAATCTGCCAGCATCAGTGGTGTGAAACAGCTACCCCCTATACAGCTACCTCAGAGCAACCTTGGCAACACTATAATTCCATCCAGTAGTGGCTCTTCTCCAAATATTAACATACTGGCAGCAGCAGTTACAACACCGTCCTCAGAAAAAGTGGCTTCAAGTATTGGTGGCTCACAGCTCAGCAACCCACCAGTATCAGCATCATCTTCACCAGCTTTTGCAATAAGCAGTTTATTAAGTCCTGCATCTAATCCACTTCTACCTCAGCCCACCCCTAATAACTCTGTTTTCTCCAGTCCCTTGTCCAATATTGGAACACCTGCAGAGGATTTAAACTCCTTGACTGCCTTggcacagcaaagaaaaagcaagccaCCAAATGTAACTGCTTTCGAAGCGAAAAGTAATTCAGATGAGGCGTTCTTTAAGCATAAATGCAGGTTCTGTGCTAAAGTGTTTGGGAGTGACAGTGCCTTGCAGATTCATTTGCGTTCTCACACTGGTGAGAGGCCATTTAAATGCAACATATGTGGAAATAGGTTCTCCACAAAGGGAAACTTAAAAGTCCACTTTCAGCgtcataaagaaaaataccctCATATTCAGATGAATCCGTACCCAGTGCCAGAGCATTTGGACAATATTCCTACAAGCACGGGTATTCCTTACGGGATGTCTATACCACCAGAGAAACCTGTCACGAGCTGGCTGGACAGCAAGCCAGTCCTCTCCACCTTGACGACTTCTGTGGGGCTGCCACTCCCACCAACAATACCAAGCTTGACCCCGTTCATCAAAACTGAGGAACCTCAGCCGATTCCCATTAGCCATCCTTCTGCTAGCCCTCCCTGCTCTGTCAAGAGTGACTCGGGAACAGCTGACCCCACATCAAAAATCTCCAATGGACTTTCTGATGAGGTAGAGGCTGGTGCTTTGCCTACCTCAAatggcaaaacagaagaaaaccctCAAAACGCAAGCTCCGTCACTAACGTGAGCAGCTCTGTGAGCTCACCGGCAGCAGACTCGGGCTCCAGCAGCGTTGCCACTTTTACAAATCCACTGATGCCTCTAATGTCAGAGCAGTTTAAGGCAAAATTTCCATTTGGAGGACTATTGGATTCAACGCCAGCATCCGAAACATCGAAATTACAGCAACTGGTAGAAAACATAGATAAAAAGGCAACTGATCCTAATGAGTGTATCATTTGCCATCGAGTTCTCAGTTGCCAGAGCGCACTGAAAATGCATTATCGCACGCATACTGGTGAGAGGCCGtttaaatgtaaaatctgtGGTCGCGCTTTCACTACTAAAGGCAACTTAAAGACTCATTACAGTGTCCACCGTGCCATGCCCCCACTGAGAGTACAACATTCATGCCCAATCTGCCAGAAAAAATTCACCAATGCCgtagtgctgcagcagcataTCCGAATGCACATGGGAGGGCAGATCCCTAACACCCCGGTCACAGAAAACTATCCTGAGTCAATGGAATCCGATACGGGATCTTTTGATGATAAGAATTTTGATGATATAGACAACTTCTCAGATGAGAACATGGAAGACTGTCCTGACAGCAGTGTGCCAGATACACCTAAATCTGCAGACGCATCGCAAGACAGCTtgtcttcttcccctctgcccctGGAAATGTCAAGTATTGCTGCTTTAGAAAACCAGATGAAGATGATCAATGCAGGACTTGCTGAACAACTTCAGGCAAGCTTAAAGTCAGTTGAAAATGGGTCAGTGGAAGGGGATGTTTTGACTAACGATTCGTCATCGGTCGGCGGTGATATGGAAAGCCAAAGTGCTGGAAGCCCTGCTGTCTCAGAGTCTACCTCTTCCATGCAGGCCTTGTCCCCATCCAACAGCACTAATGATTACCACAAGTCACCAAGTATTGAAGATAAACCAGTAAGAGCTTTACCCAGCGAGTTTGCCAATGGTTTGTCTCCAACCCCTGCAAACAGTGGTGCTTTGGACTTGACATCTAGTAACACTGATAAAATGATTAAAGAAGAGTCTCTGAGTATGCTCTTTCCTTTCAGAGATAGAGGTAAATTTAAAAACACCGCATGTGACATTTGTGGCAAAACATTTGCTTGTCAGAGTGCCTTGGACATTCATTACAGAAGTCATACCAAAGAGAGACCATTTATTTGCACAGTTTGCAATCGTGGCTTTTCCACAAAGGGTAATTTGAAGCAACACATGTTGACACATCAAATGCGAGATCTACCATCACAACTTTTTGAGCCCAGCTCCAGTATCGGCCCTAATCAGAACTCTTCGGTTATGCCTGCTAATTCGCTGTCATCGCTCATAAAGACCGAGGTTAACGGCTTCATGCACGGCTCTCCTCAGGATAGCAAGGAGACACCCTCTGGTCTAGCTGCTGCAGGGCCgctctcctcctctgccacGTCCCCTGtcttgctgcctgctctccccagaAGAACCCCTAAACAGCACTACTGCAACACGTGTGggaaaactttttcttcctccagcgCTCTGCAGATCCACGAAAGGACGCACACTG gtTCACATGGGCACTCACATGTGGAACAGTACTCCTGCAAGACGAGGCAGACGACTTTCTGTAGATGGCCCCATGACATTTCTAGGAGGCAATCCTATAAAGTTCccagaaatgtttcagaaagatTTGGCTGCACGGTCAGGGAATGGAGACCCCTCCAGCTTCTGGAACCAGTACGCAGCCGCGCTCTCCAATGGCTTGGCCATGAAGACCAACGAGATCTCCGTCATCCAGAATGGCGGCATCCCACCGCCACCGGGGGGCCTGGGCAACGGGGGCAGCTCGCCCATCAGCGGCTTGACGGGAAGCCTGGAAAAGCTCCCGAATTCAGAACCCAACGCACCTCTAGCTGGTCTGGAGAAAATGGCAAGCAATGA
- the LOC118157809 gene encoding sal-like protein 1 isoform X1 — translation MSRRKQAKPQHFQSDPDLALLSQRNGDTEKGQANRTTKNKDAHVCGRCCAEFFELSDLLQHKKNCTKNQLVLIVNENPASPSETFPPSSPSDNPDEQMNDTVNNTDQVDCSDLSEHNKLDKEESMDVEASSINNSSSSSKSVNNSITSSNSSTMGTSAVTTSLPHIGDLTTLGNFSVINSNVIIENLQSTKVAVAQFSQEARCNGASNNKLAVPALMEQLLALQQQQIHQLQLIEQIRHQILLLASQNTDMPTSSSPSQGTLRTSANPLSTLSSHLSQQLAAAAGLAQSLASQSASISGVKQLPPIQLPQSNLGNTIIPSSSGSSPNINILAAAVTTPSSEKVASSIGGSQLSNPPVSASSSPAFAISSLLSPASNPLLPQPTPNNSVFSSPLSNIGTPAEDLNSLTALAQQRKSKPPNVTAFEAKSNSDEAFFKHKCRFCAKVFGSDSALQIHLRSHTGERPFKCNICGNRFSTKGNLKVHFQRHKEKYPHIQMNPYPVPEHLDNIPTSTGIPYGMSIPPEKPVTSWLDSKPVLSTLTTSVGLPLPPTIPSLTPFIKTEEPQPIPISHPSASPPCSVKSDSGTADPTSKISNGLSDEVEAGALPTSNGKTEENPQNASSVTNVSSSVSSPAADSGSSSVATFTNPLMPLMSEQFKAKFPFGGLLDSTPASETSKLQQLVENIDKKATDPNECIICHRVLSCQSALKMHYRTHTGERPFKCKICGRAFTTKGNLKTHYSVHRAMPPLRVQHSCPICQKKFTNAVVLQQHIRMHMGGQIPNTPVTENYPESMESDTGSFDDKNFDDIDNFSDENMEDCPDSSVPDTPKSADASQDSLSSSPLPLEMSSIAALENQMKMINAGLAEQLQASLKSVENGSVEGDVLTNDSSSVGGDMESQSAGSPAVSESTSSMQALSPSNSTNDYHKSPSIEDKPVRALPSEFANGLSPTPANSGALDLTSSNTDKMIKEESLSMLFPFRDRGKFKNTACDICGKTFACQSALDIHYRSHTKERPFICTVCNRGFSTKGNLKQHMLTHQMRDLPSQLFEPSSSIGPNQNSSVMPANSLSSLIKTEVNGFMHGSPQDSKETPSGLAAAGPLSSSATSPVLLPALPRRTPKQHYCNTCGKTFSSSSALQIHERTHTGEKPFACTICGRAFTTKGNLKVHMGTHMWNSTPARRGRRLSVDGPMTFLGGNPIKFPEMFQKDLAARSGNGDPSSFWNQYAAALSNGLAMKTNEISVIQNGGIPPPPGGLGNGGSSPISGLTGSLEKLPNSEPNAPLAGLEKMASNENGTNFRFTRFVEDNKEIVTN, via the exons TAACAAACTTGACAAGGAAGAATCCATGGATGTGGAGGCTTCCAGCATTAACAATAGCAGTAGCAGTTCCAAGAGTGTCAACAATAGTATTACAAGCAGTAACAGCTCCACAATGGGTACCTCAGCTGTAACAACCTCTCTACCTCACATAGGGGATCTGACAACATTAGGCAACTTTTCAGTGATAAATAGTAATGTAATAATTGAAAACCTTCAGAGTACTAAAGTGGCAGTAGCACAGTTCTCACAGGAAGCGAGATGTAACGGTGCGTCGAACAACAAGCTTGCTGTACCTGCCCTGATGGAGCAACTGTTGgctttacagcagcagcagatccaCCAGTTGCAACTGATTGAACAAATTCGTCACCAAATATTATTGTTGGCttcccaaaatacagacatGCCAACATCTTCTAGCCCGTCTCAAGGTACTTTACGAACATCTGCCAACCCCTTGTCCACATTAAGTTCCCATTTatcccagcagctggctgcagcagctggattAGCACAAAGCCTTGCTAGTCAATCTGCCAGCATCAGTGGTGTGAAACAGCTACCCCCTATACAGCTACCTCAGAGCAACCTTGGCAACACTATAATTCCATCCAGTAGTGGCTCTTCTCCAAATATTAACATACTGGCAGCAGCAGTTACAACACCGTCCTCAGAAAAAGTGGCTTCAAGTATTGGTGGCTCACAGCTCAGCAACCCACCAGTATCAGCATCATCTTCACCAGCTTTTGCAATAAGCAGTTTATTAAGTCCTGCATCTAATCCACTTCTACCTCAGCCCACCCCTAATAACTCTGTTTTCTCCAGTCCCTTGTCCAATATTGGAACACCTGCAGAGGATTTAAACTCCTTGACTGCCTTggcacagcaaagaaaaagcaagccaCCAAATGTAACTGCTTTCGAAGCGAAAAGTAATTCAGATGAGGCGTTCTTTAAGCATAAATGCAGGTTCTGTGCTAAAGTGTTTGGGAGTGACAGTGCCTTGCAGATTCATTTGCGTTCTCACACTGGTGAGAGGCCATTTAAATGCAACATATGTGGAAATAGGTTCTCCACAAAGGGAAACTTAAAAGTCCACTTTCAGCgtcataaagaaaaataccctCATATTCAGATGAATCCGTACCCAGTGCCAGAGCATTTGGACAATATTCCTACAAGCACGGGTATTCCTTACGGGATGTCTATACCACCAGAGAAACCTGTCACGAGCTGGCTGGACAGCAAGCCAGTCCTCTCCACCTTGACGACTTCTGTGGGGCTGCCACTCCCACCAACAATACCAAGCTTGACCCCGTTCATCAAAACTGAGGAACCTCAGCCGATTCCCATTAGCCATCCTTCTGCTAGCCCTCCCTGCTCTGTCAAGAGTGACTCGGGAACAGCTGACCCCACATCAAAAATCTCCAATGGACTTTCTGATGAGGTAGAGGCTGGTGCTTTGCCTACCTCAAatggcaaaacagaagaaaaccctCAAAACGCAAGCTCCGTCACTAACGTGAGCAGCTCTGTGAGCTCACCGGCAGCAGACTCGGGCTCCAGCAGCGTTGCCACTTTTACAAATCCACTGATGCCTCTAATGTCAGAGCAGTTTAAGGCAAAATTTCCATTTGGAGGACTATTGGATTCAACGCCAGCATCCGAAACATCGAAATTACAGCAACTGGTAGAAAACATAGATAAAAAGGCAACTGATCCTAATGAGTGTATCATTTGCCATCGAGTTCTCAGTTGCCAGAGCGCACTGAAAATGCATTATCGCACGCATACTGGTGAGAGGCCGtttaaatgtaaaatctgtGGTCGCGCTTTCACTACTAAAGGCAACTTAAAGACTCATTACAGTGTCCACCGTGCCATGCCCCCACTGAGAGTACAACATTCATGCCCAATCTGCCAGAAAAAATTCACCAATGCCgtagtgctgcagcagcataTCCGAATGCACATGGGAGGGCAGATCCCTAACACCCCGGTCACAGAAAACTATCCTGAGTCAATGGAATCCGATACGGGATCTTTTGATGATAAGAATTTTGATGATATAGACAACTTCTCAGATGAGAACATGGAAGACTGTCCTGACAGCAGTGTGCCAGATACACCTAAATCTGCAGACGCATCGCAAGACAGCTtgtcttcttcccctctgcccctGGAAATGTCAAGTATTGCTGCTTTAGAAAACCAGATGAAGATGATCAATGCAGGACTTGCTGAACAACTTCAGGCAAGCTTAAAGTCAGTTGAAAATGGGTCAGTGGAAGGGGATGTTTTGACTAACGATTCGTCATCGGTCGGCGGTGATATGGAAAGCCAAAGTGCTGGAAGCCCTGCTGTCTCAGAGTCTACCTCTTCCATGCAGGCCTTGTCCCCATCCAACAGCACTAATGATTACCACAAGTCACCAAGTATTGAAGATAAACCAGTAAGAGCTTTACCCAGCGAGTTTGCCAATGGTTTGTCTCCAACCCCTGCAAACAGTGGTGCTTTGGACTTGACATCTAGTAACACTGATAAAATGATTAAAGAAGAGTCTCTGAGTATGCTCTTTCCTTTCAGAGATAGAGGTAAATTTAAAAACACCGCATGTGACATTTGTGGCAAAACATTTGCTTGTCAGAGTGCCTTGGACATTCATTACAGAAGTCATACCAAAGAGAGACCATTTATTTGCACAGTTTGCAATCGTGGCTTTTCCACAAAGGGTAATTTGAAGCAACACATGTTGACACATCAAATGCGAGATCTACCATCACAACTTTTTGAGCCCAGCTCCAGTATCGGCCCTAATCAGAACTCTTCGGTTATGCCTGCTAATTCGCTGTCATCGCTCATAAAGACCGAGGTTAACGGCTTCATGCACGGCTCTCCTCAGGATAGCAAGGAGACACCCTCTGGTCTAGCTGCTGCAGGGCCgctctcctcctctgccacGTCCCCTGtcttgctgcctgctctccccagaAGAACCCCTAAACAGCACTACTGCAACACGTGTGggaaaactttttcttcctccagcgCTCTGCAGATCCACGAAAGGACGCACACTGGTGAGAAACCTTTTGCCTGCACTATATGTGGAAGAGCATTCACAACAAAAGGCAATCTGAAG gtTCACATGGGCACTCACATGTGGAACAGTACTCCTGCAAGACGAGGCAGACGACTTTCTGTAGATGGCCCCATGACATTTCTAGGAGGCAATCCTATAAAGTTCccagaaatgtttcagaaagatTTGGCTGCACGGTCAGGGAATGGAGACCCCTCCAGCTTCTGGAACCAGTACGCAGCCGCGCTCTCCAATGGCTTGGCCATGAAGACCAACGAGATCTCCGTCATCCAGAATGGCGGCATCCCACCGCCACCGGGGGGCCTGGGCAACGGGGGCAGCTCGCCCATCAGCGGCTTGACGGGAAGCCTGGAAAAGCTCCCGAATTCAGAACCCAACGCACCTCTAGCTGGTCTGGAGAAAATGGCAAGCAATGAAAATGGGACAAACTTCCGTTTTACACGTTTCGTGGAAGACAACAAAGAAATTGTAACAAATTAG
- the LOC118157809 gene encoding sal-like protein 1 isoform X2 — protein MRGANTRGGAAGQRRLGRAGDTEKGQANRTTKNKDAHVCGRCCAEFFELSDLLQHKKNCTKNQLVLIVNENPASPSETFPPSSPSDNPDEQMNDTVNNTDQVDCSDLSEHNKLDKEESMDVEASSINNSSSSSKSVNNSITSSNSSTMGTSAVTTSLPHIGDLTTLGNFSVINSNVIIENLQSTKVAVAQFSQEARCNGASNNKLAVPALMEQLLALQQQQIHQLQLIEQIRHQILLLASQNTDMPTSSSPSQGTLRTSANPLSTLSSHLSQQLAAAAGLAQSLASQSASISGVKQLPPIQLPQSNLGNTIIPSSSGSSPNINILAAAVTTPSSEKVASSIGGSQLSNPPVSASSSPAFAISSLLSPASNPLLPQPTPNNSVFSSPLSNIGTPAEDLNSLTALAQQRKSKPPNVTAFEAKSNSDEAFFKHKCRFCAKVFGSDSALQIHLRSHTGERPFKCNICGNRFSTKGNLKVHFQRHKEKYPHIQMNPYPVPEHLDNIPTSTGIPYGMSIPPEKPVTSWLDSKPVLSTLTTSVGLPLPPTIPSLTPFIKTEEPQPIPISHPSASPPCSVKSDSGTADPTSKISNGLSDEVEAGALPTSNGKTEENPQNASSVTNVSSSVSSPAADSGSSSVATFTNPLMPLMSEQFKAKFPFGGLLDSTPASETSKLQQLVENIDKKATDPNECIICHRVLSCQSALKMHYRTHTGERPFKCKICGRAFTTKGNLKTHYSVHRAMPPLRVQHSCPICQKKFTNAVVLQQHIRMHMGGQIPNTPVTENYPESMESDTGSFDDKNFDDIDNFSDENMEDCPDSSVPDTPKSADASQDSLSSSPLPLEMSSIAALENQMKMINAGLAEQLQASLKSVENGSVEGDVLTNDSSSVGGDMESQSAGSPAVSESTSSMQALSPSNSTNDYHKSPSIEDKPVRALPSEFANGLSPTPANSGALDLTSSNTDKMIKEESLSMLFPFRDRGKFKNTACDICGKTFACQSALDIHYRSHTKERPFICTVCNRGFSTKGNLKQHMLTHQMRDLPSQLFEPSSSIGPNQNSSVMPANSLSSLIKTEVNGFMHGSPQDSKETPSGLAAAGPLSSSATSPVLLPALPRRTPKQHYCNTCGKTFSSSSALQIHERTHTGEKPFACTICGRAFTTKGNLKVHMGTHMWNSTPARRGRRLSVDGPMTFLGGNPIKFPEMFQKDLAARSGNGDPSSFWNQYAAALSNGLAMKTNEISVIQNGGIPPPPGGLGNGGSSPISGLTGSLEKLPNSEPNAPLAGLEKMASNENGTNFRFTRFVEDNKEIVTN, from the exons TAACAAACTTGACAAGGAAGAATCCATGGATGTGGAGGCTTCCAGCATTAACAATAGCAGTAGCAGTTCCAAGAGTGTCAACAATAGTATTACAAGCAGTAACAGCTCCACAATGGGTACCTCAGCTGTAACAACCTCTCTACCTCACATAGGGGATCTGACAACATTAGGCAACTTTTCAGTGATAAATAGTAATGTAATAATTGAAAACCTTCAGAGTACTAAAGTGGCAGTAGCACAGTTCTCACAGGAAGCGAGATGTAACGGTGCGTCGAACAACAAGCTTGCTGTACCTGCCCTGATGGAGCAACTGTTGgctttacagcagcagcagatccaCCAGTTGCAACTGATTGAACAAATTCGTCACCAAATATTATTGTTGGCttcccaaaatacagacatGCCAACATCTTCTAGCCCGTCTCAAGGTACTTTACGAACATCTGCCAACCCCTTGTCCACATTAAGTTCCCATTTatcccagcagctggctgcagcagctggattAGCACAAAGCCTTGCTAGTCAATCTGCCAGCATCAGTGGTGTGAAACAGCTACCCCCTATACAGCTACCTCAGAGCAACCTTGGCAACACTATAATTCCATCCAGTAGTGGCTCTTCTCCAAATATTAACATACTGGCAGCAGCAGTTACAACACCGTCCTCAGAAAAAGTGGCTTCAAGTATTGGTGGCTCACAGCTCAGCAACCCACCAGTATCAGCATCATCTTCACCAGCTTTTGCAATAAGCAGTTTATTAAGTCCTGCATCTAATCCACTTCTACCTCAGCCCACCCCTAATAACTCTGTTTTCTCCAGTCCCTTGTCCAATATTGGAACACCTGCAGAGGATTTAAACTCCTTGACTGCCTTggcacagcaaagaaaaagcaagccaCCAAATGTAACTGCTTTCGAAGCGAAAAGTAATTCAGATGAGGCGTTCTTTAAGCATAAATGCAGGTTCTGTGCTAAAGTGTTTGGGAGTGACAGTGCCTTGCAGATTCATTTGCGTTCTCACACTGGTGAGAGGCCATTTAAATGCAACATATGTGGAAATAGGTTCTCCACAAAGGGAAACTTAAAAGTCCACTTTCAGCgtcataaagaaaaataccctCATATTCAGATGAATCCGTACCCAGTGCCAGAGCATTTGGACAATATTCCTACAAGCACGGGTATTCCTTACGGGATGTCTATACCACCAGAGAAACCTGTCACGAGCTGGCTGGACAGCAAGCCAGTCCTCTCCACCTTGACGACTTCTGTGGGGCTGCCACTCCCACCAACAATACCAAGCTTGACCCCGTTCATCAAAACTGAGGAACCTCAGCCGATTCCCATTAGCCATCCTTCTGCTAGCCCTCCCTGCTCTGTCAAGAGTGACTCGGGAACAGCTGACCCCACATCAAAAATCTCCAATGGACTTTCTGATGAGGTAGAGGCTGGTGCTTTGCCTACCTCAAatggcaaaacagaagaaaaccctCAAAACGCAAGCTCCGTCACTAACGTGAGCAGCTCTGTGAGCTCACCGGCAGCAGACTCGGGCTCCAGCAGCGTTGCCACTTTTACAAATCCACTGATGCCTCTAATGTCAGAGCAGTTTAAGGCAAAATTTCCATTTGGAGGACTATTGGATTCAACGCCAGCATCCGAAACATCGAAATTACAGCAACTGGTAGAAAACATAGATAAAAAGGCAACTGATCCTAATGAGTGTATCATTTGCCATCGAGTTCTCAGTTGCCAGAGCGCACTGAAAATGCATTATCGCACGCATACTGGTGAGAGGCCGtttaaatgtaaaatctgtGGTCGCGCTTTCACTACTAAAGGCAACTTAAAGACTCATTACAGTGTCCACCGTGCCATGCCCCCACTGAGAGTACAACATTCATGCCCAATCTGCCAGAAAAAATTCACCAATGCCgtagtgctgcagcagcataTCCGAATGCACATGGGAGGGCAGATCCCTAACACCCCGGTCACAGAAAACTATCCTGAGTCAATGGAATCCGATACGGGATCTTTTGATGATAAGAATTTTGATGATATAGACAACTTCTCAGATGAGAACATGGAAGACTGTCCTGACAGCAGTGTGCCAGATACACCTAAATCTGCAGACGCATCGCAAGACAGCTtgtcttcttcccctctgcccctGGAAATGTCAAGTATTGCTGCTTTAGAAAACCAGATGAAGATGATCAATGCAGGACTTGCTGAACAACTTCAGGCAAGCTTAAAGTCAGTTGAAAATGGGTCAGTGGAAGGGGATGTTTTGACTAACGATTCGTCATCGGTCGGCGGTGATATGGAAAGCCAAAGTGCTGGAAGCCCTGCTGTCTCAGAGTCTACCTCTTCCATGCAGGCCTTGTCCCCATCCAACAGCACTAATGATTACCACAAGTCACCAAGTATTGAAGATAAACCAGTAAGAGCTTTACCCAGCGAGTTTGCCAATGGTTTGTCTCCAACCCCTGCAAACAGTGGTGCTTTGGACTTGACATCTAGTAACACTGATAAAATGATTAAAGAAGAGTCTCTGAGTATGCTCTTTCCTTTCAGAGATAGAGGTAAATTTAAAAACACCGCATGTGACATTTGTGGCAAAACATTTGCTTGTCAGAGTGCCTTGGACATTCATTACAGAAGTCATACCAAAGAGAGACCATTTATTTGCACAGTTTGCAATCGTGGCTTTTCCACAAAGGGTAATTTGAAGCAACACATGTTGACACATCAAATGCGAGATCTACCATCACAACTTTTTGAGCCCAGCTCCAGTATCGGCCCTAATCAGAACTCTTCGGTTATGCCTGCTAATTCGCTGTCATCGCTCATAAAGACCGAGGTTAACGGCTTCATGCACGGCTCTCCTCAGGATAGCAAGGAGACACCCTCTGGTCTAGCTGCTGCAGGGCCgctctcctcctctgccacGTCCCCTGtcttgctgcctgctctccccagaAGAACCCCTAAACAGCACTACTGCAACACGTGTGggaaaactttttcttcctccagcgCTCTGCAGATCCACGAAAGGACGCACACTGGTGAGAAACCTTTTGCCTGCACTATATGTGGAAGAGCATTCACAACAAAAGGCAATCTGAAG gtTCACATGGGCACTCACATGTGGAACAGTACTCCTGCAAGACGAGGCAGACGACTTTCTGTAGATGGCCCCATGACATTTCTAGGAGGCAATCCTATAAAGTTCccagaaatgtttcagaaagatTTGGCTGCACGGTCAGGGAATGGAGACCCCTCCAGCTTCTGGAACCAGTACGCAGCCGCGCTCTCCAATGGCTTGGCCATGAAGACCAACGAGATCTCCGTCATCCAGAATGGCGGCATCCCACCGCCACCGGGGGGCCTGGGCAACGGGGGCAGCTCGCCCATCAGCGGCTTGACGGGAAGCCTGGAAAAGCTCCCGAATTCAGAACCCAACGCACCTCTAGCTGGTCTGGAGAAAATGGCAAGCAATGAAAATGGGACAAACTTCCGTTTTACACGTTTCGTGGAAGACAACAAAGAAATTGTAACAAATTAG